A genomic stretch from Hymenobacter psoromatis includes:
- a CDS encoding peptidase encodes MLLPYSLAGAALLALLLFFYRYLTADQRRRQAALATPFPAAWRTLLTENVAFYDGLEDAEKTRFERAMQLFLARTRLTGVQTEVDDLTRVLTAAAAVIPVFGFPDWEYPTLHEVLIVPDAWQLETRPDQEVQSLQGTLLGSVQRFQTSQYMRLSRAALVQGFADAEDKHNVGVHEFAHLVDEADGEIDGVPNAGLPPALRPVWAEVMQRELAAIRAGHSDIDPYAGTNEAEFFAVVNEYFFERPEQLQEHHPELFDLLSQALHQHPEQTLTAHGRHLDPRQWLRQLRAQKKVLGRNSPCPCGSGKKYKDCHLAQTT; translated from the coding sequence ATGTTGCTTCCTTACTCTCTGGCCGGGGCCGCGCTGCTGGCCCTGCTGCTGTTTTTTTACCGCTACCTCACCGCCGACCAGCGCCGCCGCCAGGCCGCGCTCGCTACCCCCTTCCCGGCGGCCTGGCGCACGCTGCTCACCGAAAACGTGGCCTTTTACGACGGCCTGGAGGACGCCGAAAAAACCCGTTTTGAGCGGGCCATGCAGCTCTTTCTGGCCCGCACCCGCCTCACCGGCGTGCAAACCGAAGTGGACGACCTCACGCGGGTGCTTACGGCGGCGGCGGCCGTCATTCCGGTGTTTGGCTTCCCCGACTGGGAATATCCGACGCTGCACGAGGTGCTGATTGTGCCTGACGCCTGGCAGCTCGAAACCCGGCCCGACCAGGAGGTGCAGTCGCTGCAAGGCACGCTGCTGGGCTCGGTGCAGCGCTTCCAGACCTCGCAGTATATGCGCCTGAGCCGCGCCGCCCTGGTGCAGGGCTTCGCCGATGCCGAGGACAAGCACAACGTGGGCGTGCACGAGTTTGCGCACCTCGTGGACGAGGCCGACGGCGAGATTGACGGCGTGCCCAACGCGGGCCTACCCCCCGCCCTGCGCCCAGTCTGGGCCGAGGTGATGCAGCGCGAGCTGGCCGCCATCCGGGCCGGCCACTCCGACATTGACCCCTACGCGGGCACCAACGAGGCCGAGTTTTTCGCCGTGGTGAACGAGTATTTCTTCGAGCGCCCCGAGCAGTTGCAAGAACATCACCCCGAGCTATTTGACCTGCTCAGCCAGGCCCTGCACCAGCACCCCGAGCAGACGCTCACCGCCCACGGCCGCCACCTCGACCCGCGCCAGTGGCTGCGCCAGCTGCGCGCCCAAAAGAAGGTGCTGGGCCGCAACTCGCCCTGCCCCTGCGGCTCGGGCAAAAAGTACAAGGACTGCCACCTGGCCCAGACTACGTAA
- a CDS encoding restriction endonuclease codes for MPTLTAPVTSLADLDPNGTYSYADYLSWQFTELVELWRGKIMRRMSGPTDDHQAVVGELHYLLKAHLRRQPCQVRLAPYDVRLPQPGTSADQAIYTVVQPDICVICDPDKIERRGCLGAPDFIIEVLSPGTAARDWKGKYDLYEEAGVGEYWIVTPGEQAISAFVRDAGTGRYQLAGEYGGPGPVPCATLPGLGLEWAEVFPSTLLA; via the coding sequence ATGCCTACCCTCACCGCCCCCGTCACCTCCCTGGCCGACCTCGACCCGAATGGCACTTATTCCTACGCCGACTACCTGAGCTGGCAGTTCACGGAGCTGGTGGAGCTGTGGCGCGGTAAAATCATGCGCCGCATGAGCGGACCCACCGACGACCACCAGGCCGTAGTGGGCGAGTTACACTATTTGTTGAAGGCCCACCTGCGGCGGCAGCCCTGCCAAGTGCGCCTGGCCCCCTACGACGTGCGCCTGCCCCAGCCGGGCACCAGCGCCGACCAGGCCATCTACACCGTGGTGCAGCCCGACATCTGCGTTATCTGCGACCCCGACAAAATAGAGCGGCGCGGCTGCCTGGGGGCTCCCGACTTCATCATCGAGGTGCTCTCGCCCGGCACCGCCGCCCGCGACTGGAAGGGCAAGTACGACCTCTACGAGGAAGCCGGAGTAGGCGAATACTGGATTGTGACACCCGGCGAGCAGGCCATCAGCGCCTTCGTGCGCGATGCCGGTACCGGCCGCTACCAGCTGGCGGGCGAGTATGGCGGCCCCGGCCCGGTGCCCTGCGCCACGCTGCCCGGCCTGGGGCTGGAGTGGGCGGAGGTTTTCCCCAGCACCCTACTCGCCTAG
- a CDS encoding peptidase S9 produces the protein MAPAPAGPSGCAPPRRGSEIPTPLIDRELLFGDPEISGAQLSPDGRFMSFIKPYQGTRNLWVKGLSEPFAQARPLTNDQARPVRSYSWSRDGKYLLYSQDKGGDENFNIYAVDPAAALPAGQAVPTPRDLTGLKGVRVVIYNAPLTDPNALFIGLNDRDKAWHDLYKLNLATGQKTLVRQNNDRITGWVFDWQDQLRLASRSNPDGSTEWLRVAGDQLTPFYRTTLNEESNVIGFAKDNQHIYLTTNKGAARDRSEIMLLDPATGQETLFAADPLHRVDAGSLEMSEKTHEPVFMDYTDDRLRRVWLDKSMEQDFKAVATQLPGLDVYPLSHTTDERLWLLNATDATHPGTAYLFDRQTKKLTQQYQTRPLLLTATLAPMTVVRYRSSDGLEIPAYLTLPKGVAAKNLPVIIFPHGGPWGRDAYGYNTYHQFLANRGYAVLSPNFRASTGYGKKFLNAGNNEWGQKMQDDLTWGVKYLVAQGIADPQRVGIMGGSYGGYATLAGVAFTPDVYAAAVAIVAPSNLITLLNSIPAYWEPIRKQFYERMGDPGTEAGRAQLKRQSPLNSADKIKTPLMVVQGLNDPRVNKAEADQIVIALRDRNYPVQYLLAPDEGHGFARPINNLAMIAASEKFLAQYLHGRYQQSMTPAVAQRLAEITVDPKTVTLAAPGVVSK, from the coding sequence CTGGCTCCTGCTCCTGCTGGCCCTAGCGGGTGCGCCCCGCCCCGGCGCGGCTCAGAAATCCCTACCCCCCTCATTGACCGCGAGCTGCTGTTTGGCGACCCCGAAATTTCGGGCGCGCAACTCTCGCCCGATGGCCGGTTTATGTCGTTCATCAAGCCCTACCAAGGCACCCGCAATCTGTGGGTGAAGGGCCTGAGCGAGCCCTTTGCCCAAGCCCGGCCCCTAACCAACGACCAGGCCCGGCCGGTGCGCAGCTACTCCTGGAGCCGCGACGGCAAGTACCTGCTCTACTCGCAGGACAAGGGCGGCGATGAGAACTTCAACATTTACGCCGTGGACCCGGCCGCTGCGCTGCCCGCCGGCCAGGCCGTGCCTACCCCCCGCGACCTCACCGGCCTCAAGGGCGTGCGCGTCGTCATTTATAACGCGCCGCTGACTGACCCCAACGCGCTGTTTATCGGCCTCAACGACCGCGACAAAGCCTGGCACGACCTCTATAAGCTGAACCTGGCCACCGGCCAGAAAACACTGGTGCGCCAGAACAACGACCGGATTACGGGCTGGGTATTTGATTGGCAGGACCAGCTGCGGCTGGCCTCGCGCTCGAACCCCGACGGCAGCACCGAGTGGCTGCGCGTGGCCGGCGACCAGCTCACGCCCTTCTACCGCACTACCCTCAACGAGGAGAGCAACGTTATTGGCTTTGCCAAAGACAACCAGCATATCTACCTGACTACCAACAAGGGCGCGGCCCGCGACCGCTCTGAAATCATGCTGCTTGACCCAGCCACGGGCCAGGAAACGCTCTTTGCCGCCGACCCGCTGCACCGCGTCGATGCCGGCAGCCTGGAGATGTCGGAGAAGACGCACGAGCCGGTTTTTATGGACTACACCGACGACCGGCTGCGGCGCGTGTGGCTGGACAAGAGTATGGAGCAGGACTTCAAAGCGGTGGCCACCCAGCTGCCGGGCCTCGACGTGTATCCGCTATCACACACCACCGACGAGCGCCTGTGGCTGCTGAACGCTACCGACGCCACCCACCCCGGCACGGCGTATCTGTTTGACCGCCAGACCAAAAAGCTCACCCAACAGTACCAGACCCGGCCGCTGCTGCTCACCGCCACGCTGGCCCCCATGACGGTGGTGCGCTACCGGTCGTCGGATGGCCTGGAAATTCCGGCCTACCTGACCCTACCGAAGGGGGTAGCGGCCAAGAATCTGCCGGTCATCATTTTCCCGCACGGCGGGCCGTGGGGGCGCGATGCCTACGGCTACAACACCTACCACCAGTTTTTGGCCAACCGCGGCTACGCCGTGCTCTCGCCTAATTTCCGGGCGAGCACCGGCTACGGCAAGAAATTCCTAAACGCGGGCAACAACGAGTGGGGCCAGAAAATGCAGGACGACCTGACCTGGGGCGTGAAATATCTGGTGGCCCAGGGCATTGCCGACCCCCAGCGGGTGGGCATCATGGGCGGCTCGTATGGCGGCTACGCTACGCTGGCGGGGGTAGCTTTTACGCCCGACGTGTACGCGGCGGCGGTGGCCATCGTGGCCCCGTCGAACCTGATTACTCTGCTCAACTCCATTCCGGCCTATTGGGAGCCGATTCGCAAGCAGTTTTATGAGCGCATGGGCGACCCTGGTACCGAGGCCGGCCGGGCCCAGCTCAAGCGCCAGTCGCCGCTTAACTCGGCCGATAAGATAAAAACGCCGCTCATGGTGGTGCAGGGCCTCAACGACCCGCGCGTGAACAAGGCCGAGGCCGACCAGATTGTCATTGCCCTGCGCGACCGCAACTACCCCGTGCAGTACCTGCTGGCCCCCGACGAAGGCCACGGCTTTGCCCGCCCCATCAACAACCTGGCGATGATTGCGGCCTCCGAAAAATTCCTGGCCCAGTACCTGCACGGCCGCTACCAGCAGAGCATGACGCCCGCCGTGGCCCAGCGCCTGGCC
- a CDS encoding aminotransferase DegT, giving the protein MITVTQPFLPPLAEYSAYLEGIWERGRLTNNGPLLLQLEEELSRYLDIPYVHFTSNGTIALQLAIRVLALTGEIITTPFSYVATTSAILWEHCVPVFVDIEPRTFCLDASQIEAAITPRTTAILATHVYGYPCDVVAIAAIARRHGLRVIYDGAHAFGTRLGGRSLLSYGDITACSFHATKLFHTAEGGALLLNNQSLSRELNLLKSFGHVGDEHFRVGINGKNSELHAAMGLCLLPRVTGFIAARAELYRTYRHELAGLPLDYPIIPAHTEYNYAYFPVLFEDEQQLLQVKALLAEHDIDTRRYFFPSLNHLPYLPDAAPCPVSEDVAARVLCLPFYPQLPAEQVVRIAGLVRLAVGSTVPV; this is encoded by the coding sequence GTGATTACTGTTACGCAACCTTTCCTACCTCCCCTGGCGGAGTACAGCGCTTACCTGGAGGGCATCTGGGAGCGCGGCCGGCTGACCAATAACGGGCCGTTGCTGCTACAGCTGGAAGAGGAGCTGAGCCGGTATCTGGATATTCCGTACGTGCATTTCACCTCTAATGGCACTATTGCCTTGCAGCTGGCTATTCGGGTCCTGGCGCTGACGGGGGAGATTATTACGACGCCCTTTTCCTACGTGGCCACTACTTCCGCCATTCTTTGGGAGCACTGCGTGCCGGTGTTCGTGGACATTGAGCCCCGGACGTTTTGCCTGGATGCCAGCCAGATTGAGGCCGCCATTACCCCGCGCACTACGGCTATTCTGGCTACCCACGTGTATGGCTACCCCTGTGATGTGGTGGCGATTGCGGCCATTGCCCGGCGGCACGGGCTCCGGGTCATCTACGACGGCGCGCACGCGTTTGGCACCCGGCTAGGGGGCCGCTCGCTGCTGAGCTATGGCGATATTACGGCCTGTAGCTTTCACGCGACGAAGCTCTTCCACACTGCCGAAGGCGGGGCGCTGCTCCTGAACAACCAGTCGCTGTCGCGGGAGCTCAACCTGCTGAAGTCGTTTGGCCACGTGGGCGACGAGCATTTCCGGGTCGGCATTAATGGCAAAAACTCGGAGCTGCACGCGGCGATGGGCCTGTGCCTGCTGCCGCGGGTGACGGGGTTTATAGCGGCCCGCGCCGAGCTTTACCGCACCTACCGGCACGAGCTGGCGGGCCTGCCGCTGGACTACCCCATTATTCCCGCGCACACCGAATACAACTACGCCTACTTTCCGGTCTTGTTTGAGGACGAGCAGCAGCTGCTGCAAGTGAAGGCCCTGCTGGCCGAACACGACATTGACACGCGCCGCTACTTTTTCCCTTCGCTCAACCACCTGCCCTACCTGCCGGACGCGGCACCCTGCCCAGTGTCGGAAGACGTGGCGGCGCGGGTGCTGTGCCTGCCCTTCTACCCCCAGCTCCCGGCCGAGCAGGTAGTCCGCATTGCCGGGCTGGTGCGGCTGGCGGTGGGTAGCACCGTGCCCGTTTAA
- a CDS encoding aspartate aminotransferase: MVPSNSTATAPADPTAYFSDRVLQIEESATIVMAKKSRELAAQGVDVINLSFGEPDFQTPQYIKDAAKKAIDDGYTFYTPVPGYLDLRQAICDKLLRDNQLTYAPSQIVVSTGAKQALSNIIMTLVNPGDEVIVFSPYWVSYAAQVELAEGVVVPIMGSLENDYKVTAAELAAAITPRTKAVMYSSPCNPTGAVFSRAELGAIAEVLARHPHIFAIADEIYEYINFTEEHVSLAQFAPVKDQVITINGFSKGYAMTGWRLGYLAAHPAIAAACDKLQSQITSGTCSIAQRAGLAALQGGRASADEMVTAYQRRRDLVLNLVKDIPGLVTPTPDGAFYIFPDVSAFFGRTAPDGTAINTSSDLALYLLRDTYVSAVSGDSFGAPACIRFSTAAADAKLTEAFGRIKRSLGELK, translated from the coding sequence ATGGTTCCCAGCAACTCTACGGCTACCGCGCCGGCCGACCCGACCGCCTACTTCTCCGACCGCGTGCTCCAGATTGAGGAGTCGGCGACCATCGTGATGGCCAAGAAAAGCCGCGAGCTGGCCGCACAGGGCGTGGACGTGATTAACCTGAGCTTCGGCGAGCCCGATTTTCAGACCCCGCAGTACATCAAGGACGCGGCCAAAAAGGCAATTGACGACGGCTACACCTTCTACACGCCGGTGCCGGGCTACCTCGATTTGCGCCAGGCTATTTGCGACAAGCTGCTGCGCGACAATCAATTGACCTACGCCCCCAGCCAGATTGTGGTGAGCACCGGGGCCAAGCAGGCGCTTAGCAACATCATCATGACGCTGGTGAATCCGGGTGATGAGGTGATTGTGTTTTCGCCCTACTGGGTGAGCTACGCCGCGCAGGTGGAGCTGGCCGAGGGGGTAGTGGTGCCCATTATGGGGTCGCTGGAAAACGACTACAAGGTGACCGCCGCCGAGCTGGCAGCCGCCATCACGCCGCGCACCAAGGCCGTGATGTACTCTTCGCCCTGCAACCCCACCGGGGCCGTGTTCAGCCGCGCCGAGCTGGGGGCCATTGCCGAGGTGCTGGCCCGGCACCCCCACATTTTCGCCATCGCCGACGAGATTTACGAGTACATCAACTTCACTGAGGAGCACGTGAGCCTGGCGCAGTTCGCGCCGGTTAAGGACCAGGTAATCACCATCAACGGCTTCTCCAAAGGCTACGCCATGACGGGCTGGCGGTTGGGCTACCTGGCCGCACACCCCGCCATCGCGGCGGCCTGCGACAAGCTGCAAAGCCAGATTACCTCCGGCACCTGCTCCATCGCGCAGCGCGCCGGCTTAGCCGCCTTGCAGGGGGGTAGGGCCTCGGCCGATGAAATGGTGACCGCCTACCAGCGCCGCCGCGACCTCGTGCTGAACCTGGTAAAAGACATCCCCGGCCTCGTCACGCCGACCCCCGACGGCGCGTTCTACATCTTCCCCGACGTGTCGGCCTTTTTCGGCCGCACCGCGCCCGATGGCACGGCCATTAATACGTCGTCCGACCTGGCGCTGTACCTGCTGCGCGACACCTACGTGTCGGCCGTGAGCGGCGACTCGTTTGGCGCGCCCGCCTGCATCCGTTTCAGCACCGCGGCGGCCGATGCGAAGCTGACCGAGGCGTTTGGACGCATCAAGCGTAGTTTGGGGGAGTTAAAGTAG
- a CDS encoding ABC transporter has protein sequence MNLLSAENISKNYADRWLFQNLNFGLQLGQRIAFVGINGTGKTTLLRVLAGLENPDTGLVTRRQGIRVTYLGQQPVFDESLTVEETIFASQNDTLRAVKDYEHVVNDPNHKPDDLQRVMERMDALNAWDYESQVQQILGKLGILGELLTRNVSKLSGGQRKRVALARVLIEEPDVLLLDEPTNHLDLATIEWLENRLNSPSLTLLMVTHDRYFLDKVANEIVELDKGTMYRYQGNYAYFVEKKADREMRETVEVEKARNLFRKELEWMRRMPQARGTKQKARIDAFYITKEKASTNLSKQQLELSVKTTRQGGKIIEAEHLNKSFGDKVVLDDFSYVFKKKDRIGLVGPNGAGKSTLLNMLTGKLKPDSGVVDVGQTTVFGYYTQTELEFDPTQRVIDIVKEVAEVVELANGDVLTASQFLTLFLFPPAQQYTLVNKLSGGEKRRLQLLRVLVRNPNFLILDEPTNDLDLGTLNILEDFLLHFSGCLLIVSHDRYFLDNLAEHLFILEPGGAVLNFPGNYTDYRDYLAERETEAALEAEEKAAKAARAAARLTPAAPTPPPAPQPARRRASFAEKKEFEQLGKDIAALETEKEQLVASLAAGRGSREELTKWPARLQAVDKELDNKGERWLELSDFV, from the coding sequence ATGAACTTGCTTTCCGCCGAGAATATCTCGAAGAATTACGCCGACCGCTGGCTGTTTCAAAACCTGAATTTTGGCTTGCAGCTGGGGCAGCGCATTGCCTTTGTGGGCATTAATGGCACCGGCAAAACCACGCTCCTGCGGGTGCTGGCGGGCCTCGAAAATCCCGATACGGGGCTCGTGACGCGCCGCCAGGGCATCCGGGTGACCTATTTGGGGCAGCAGCCGGTGTTTGATGAAAGCCTGACGGTGGAGGAAACCATCTTCGCCAGCCAGAACGACACGCTGCGCGCCGTGAAAGACTACGAGCACGTCGTGAACGACCCTAACCACAAGCCCGACGACCTCCAGCGCGTGATGGAGCGCATGGACGCCCTCAATGCCTGGGACTACGAGTCGCAGGTGCAGCAAATCCTGGGTAAGCTGGGCATCCTGGGTGAGCTACTGACGCGCAACGTGAGCAAGCTCAGCGGCGGGCAGCGCAAGCGGGTGGCCCTGGCCCGCGTGCTCATCGAAGAGCCCGACGTGCTGCTCCTTGACGAGCCTACCAACCATCTCGACCTCGCCACTATTGAGTGGCTGGAGAACCGCCTGAACTCGCCCAGCCTCACGCTGCTCATGGTGACCCACGACCGGTACTTCCTGGACAAGGTGGCGAACGAGATTGTGGAGCTGGACAAGGGCACCATGTACCGCTACCAGGGCAACTACGCCTACTTTGTGGAGAAAAAGGCCGACCGCGAAATGCGCGAAACCGTGGAAGTGGAAAAGGCCCGCAACCTGTTTCGCAAGGAGCTGGAGTGGATGCGCCGGATGCCGCAGGCGCGCGGCACCAAGCAGAAGGCGCGCATCGATGCCTTCTACATCACCAAGGAAAAAGCCAGTACCAACCTCAGCAAGCAGCAATTGGAGCTGAGTGTGAAGACCACCCGCCAGGGCGGCAAAATCATTGAGGCCGAGCACCTGAATAAGAGCTTTGGCGATAAGGTGGTGCTGGATGATTTCAGCTACGTGTTCAAAAAAAAGGACCGTATTGGGCTGGTGGGGCCGAACGGCGCGGGCAAGTCCACGCTGCTCAATATGCTCACCGGCAAGCTGAAACCCGACAGCGGCGTGGTGGACGTGGGCCAGACCACCGTGTTTGGCTACTACACCCAGACGGAGCTGGAATTCGACCCTACCCAGCGCGTCATCGACATTGTGAAGGAGGTGGCCGAAGTGGTGGAGCTGGCCAACGGCGACGTGCTCACCGCCAGCCAGTTCCTAACGCTTTTCCTCTTCCCGCCGGCCCAGCAATACACGCTGGTGAACAAGCTCAGCGGCGGCGAGAAGCGCCGCTTGCAGCTGCTGCGCGTGCTGGTACGCAACCCCAACTTCCTCATTCTCGACGAGCCGACCAACGACCTGGATTTGGGCACGCTCAACATCCTGGAGGACTTCCTGCTGCACTTTTCGGGCTGCCTGCTCATCGTGAGCCACGACCGCTACTTCCTGGATAACCTGGCTGAGCACCTGTTTATTCTGGAGCCGGGCGGGGCGGTGCTCAACTTCCCCGGCAACTACACCGACTACCGCGACTACCTGGCCGAGCGCGAAACCGAGGCCGCCCTCGAAGCCGAAGAAAAAGCCGCCAAAGCCGCCCGCGCCGCCGCCCGGCTCACGCCCGCCGCCCCTACCCCCCCGCCCGCGCCCCAGCCCGCCCGACGCCGCGCCAGCTTCGCCGAGAAAAAGGAGTTTGAGCAATTAGGCAAAGACATTGCCGCGCTGGAAACCGAAAAGGAGCAGCTCGTGGCCAGCCTCGCCGCCGGCCGGGGCTCGCGGGAGGAGCTGACGAAGTGGCCCGCCCGCTTGCAGGCCGTGGATAAGGAGCTTGATAATAAGGGGGAACGCTGGCTGGAGCTGAGCGACTTCGTGTAG